In one Alnus glutinosa chromosome 12, dhAlnGlut1.1, whole genome shotgun sequence genomic region, the following are encoded:
- the LOC133851689 gene encoding uncharacterized protein LOC133851689, whose amino-acid sequence MATKAKPSILVSSLIIILNIFSSQPSLASQPSNSPSSSSSSSFSFRWAPRFLGRFSQPPNHNHRHQQQQKYQYETRYFSQRLDHFSFSELPRFPQRYLINTEHWVGSQRLGPIFLYCGNEGDIEWFAANTGFVWEIAPRFGAMVVFPEHRYYGESMPYGSRDEAYKNATTLSYLTAEQALADFAVLLRELKRNLSAEASPVVLFGGSYGGMLAAWMRLKYPHVAVGALASSAPILQFEDIVPPETFYDIVSNAFKRESTSCFNTIKESWDVITSEGQKNDGLLQLTKTFGLCRTLKSTEELRNWLESAYSYLAMVNYPYSSDFLMPLPGHPIREVCRKIDGSPSGYSILERIFEGVSIYYNYTGGVDCFQLDDDPHGMDGWNWQACTEMVMPMSSSKDASMFPTYDYNFSSFQEECWKDFRVNPRPRWITTVFGGHDIKTALKKFGSNIIFSNGLLDPWSGGSVLQNVSETIVALVTKEGAHHIDLRASSSDDPDWLLEQRAIEIKLIEGWISNYYQEEKAIFNM is encoded by the exons CTTATCATCATCCTCAATATTTTTTCATCTCAGCCGTCGCTCGCATCACAGCCGTCAAATtctccctcctcctcctcctcctcctccttctccttCAGATGGGCCCCACGCTTCCTGGGCAGATTCTCTCAACCCCCGAATCACAATCATCgtcatcaacaacaacaaaaataccAGTACGAAACCCGATACTTCTCGCAGCGACTCGATCACTTCAGCTTCTCGGAGCTCCCGAGATTCCCGCAGCGGTACCTCATCAACACCGAGCACTGGGTGGGCTCTCAACGCCTCGGCCCCATCTTCCTCTATTGCGGCAATGAGGGCGACATCGAGTGGTTCGCCGCTAATACCGGCTTCGTCTGGGAAATCGCTCCTCGCTTCGGCGCCATGGTCGTTTTTCCTGAA CACCGATACTATGGCGAGTCTATGCCGTATGGAAGTAGAGATGAGGCGTACAAGAACGCCACTACGTTATCCTATCTCACGGCCGAACAAGCCCTCGCCGATTTCGCGGTGTTGCTTAGGGAACTGAAGCGAAATTTGTCCGCCGAGGCTTCTCCTGTCGTGTTATTCGGTGGATCCTACGGTGGAA TGTTAGCGGCATGGATGAGGCTCAAGTATCCACATGTTGCTGTGGGTGCGCTTGCTTCTTCGGCACCGATTCTTCAGTTTGAAGACATTGTGCCTCCCGAAACATTTTATGACATTGTTTCCAATGCTTTCAAG CGTGAAAGTACCAGCTGTTTTAACACTATAAAGGAGTCGTGGGATGTGATAACATCCGAGGGTCAGAAAAATGATGGCCTTCTGCAACTGACTAAAACGTTCGGCTTATGTCG CACGTTAAAAAGCACAGAAGAGCTGAGAAATTGGTTGGAGTCTGCTTATAGTTATTTGGCAATGGTGAACTACCCTTATAGTTCTGACTTTTTGATGCCGTTGCCTGGACATCCAATAAGAGAG GTTTGCAGAAAGATTGATGGTTCTCCTTCTGGTTATAGCATTCTGGAGCGCATATTTGAAGGAGTAAGCATCTATTACAACTATACTGGAGGCGTGGACTGCTTTCAATTGGATGATGATCCTCATGGCATGGATGGTTGGAACTGGCAG GCATGCACCGAGATGGTTATGCCAATGTCTAGTAGCAAGGATGCGAGCATGTTTCCAACATATGACTATAATTTCTCTTCCTTTCAAGAGGAATGCTGGAAGGATTTCAGGGTGAATCCCAGGCCTAGATGGATTACAACGGTGTTTGGTGGACAT GATATCAAGACCGCCCTGAAAAAGTTTGGAAGTAACATCATTTTCTCAAATGGCCTGTTGGATCCCTGGAGTGGTGGCAG TGTCCTGCAGAATGTATCTGAAACTATTGTTGCTCTTGTTACTAAAGAAG GAGCCCATCATATCGATTTACGTGCTTCAAGCTCAGATGATCCTGATTGGTTGCTGGAGCAGAGGGCGATTGAAATCAAGTTGATTGAAGGCTGGATAAGTAACTACTATCAGGAAGAGAAAGCAATTTTCAACATGTAG